The Triticum urartu cultivar G1812 chromosome 5, Tu2.1, whole genome shotgun sequence genome contains the following window.
gtcatcttgcctgaaatcccacaaggaagaagaacgagtccatgaagaagacacacggacgtagtcgaacgggtcctcacaaaagCGACGTtctcggaaccaacccgaagaagcaacaccggaaagaagcacacaacatagtaaacaaccaacacatgaacatggcacgatgcgcaaacaagtatgatgcatgtccggtttaatgaggcatggcatggcaaagtgaacaaacaaccctacaaattaagtggagctcaatatgcaactccattgcatattgacgaaacaccacatttaagttatttagttcgatctcgtttatgtacccaacaatattaaatgttgttaaacatggcaagagggtgaagcaaagaaaactacctatctaggcaagtttaaatgaggccggaagcaacgaacacaATTCTGgaaaactcctcatgagcatattatagattcggtactgttctgccctaaacaatattttagagttgttaaacatgcaaagtaaagtcaccatgttaaactaggcatttttctaccccatttacatataaagtttattaaattcggagttacggttatttagttatgaattaaatcattttaacatggcataggagcaaatttaaccaaacagcattttaaacattttaaacatagatgaaagtggcaaattattaaactagacaaaattctaagcaactttcatatattgAGTTTTTACATTTGATGCATGGTTGGTGAGCTATTAAATGCATGAAGAAcagggacttttctgtaaaacagtCATCTCTGGAATAATAGACAAATTCCCAGATCTGAAAAAAAAACACAGCCGGCTGAAACTGGGCGGACTGGgtgctcaccatgggccaagcccagttAGTGAGGGAGGTTGGCGGCGGCCTCACGGGCAGGCCGGCTTAGGCACGCAgctggcctcaccatgggcctcggcccgtTCGGTGGTGAGGTGGACCGGATCTGGTGGACTGGATGGTTGAAGGGGCGCGGCTGGGCCTTGCGTGAGATGCGGCCCAGGCGTGGTCGCGGTTCACGTAGGCGAAGGAAAAGGGCGGTCAACGGGGCAGCGCTCGGCTCGTCCCTGAAGCGAGGaacgagcaggcagccgatgcggaCTGCGGCGGCGAACAGCTCACCAGATCCGCCTGATCCGGGCGAGGTAGCGGCAGGGGAGGCCGAAAACGGGCAGGACGACGGCGGGGCACCCAGATCCGGTGGCCATGGGGGTCCCTATACAAGGCTGGAGATAGAGAGAGGTtagaggaaggaggagaaggagatggCCAGGAAAAACAGAGCAGGGCGGCGGGATCCGGCCTGGGAGGTTCTCCGGCGAGGCTTGCCGGCGACGAGGTCTCCAGAGACCGTACGGCGAGCTGACGGGGGCGGGGTGAGTTGGCTCTCGGCACCTGCTCGCTGGATCGAAGGCTCGAGGAGCTGCTCTCCTTTGGTGCTGGACCCGCTCGGGAGTCGGGAGGGGAGGCGGCTGCTAGCAGAGGATGTCGAGGAGCAGGGATGCGCGAGGAGCTGCTGCTGGGCTTGGTCGGCGGTCATGACGCGAGAAGACGAGCTCGGGTGGCTGCGGCTGAAGGGGTGGATCGAGCAGACGCCGGAGAGGTTGGTCGGGGATGGATTGGATCGGTTTGGTGGTTGGTGGTTGGTGCAGGGGGAATGagaggatcccgaggtgggaaatgagtgcggcggcgacggctgggAGGATCCCTAAAAATTAGGGTTGTCCAAAATGGACTAGGGATAGACTATATATATAGTAGGTGGGATGACTTAGGGGTATAtcgtccctccgatcgcaatcgaacgatcgcgaataaaatagctaggaagtccaaataagaaaacggtgacgttttgtagacgtttggggatgatccggatccaacggtgacgactgcccgggtcgggtccgggacaattttcggaTGCGCGCGAGGAGGTTTGATGCACtgagcagagagggtttcggaccgtgtggtcgcatcggacaactccgaaagcgaagaggggaaggaggatggactacgTGGGCTttggcgagactgcgagggggagaagagagagagagagagagagagagagagagagagagagagggcccggcatctgtttccggagaccgaaaacgtccgacgttagaccgactataatgccgctatagtttaacggttgggctatcaaacgaactccgaatgcgatgaaacttgacaggcggtctatctacactataataagaccgcacgccaactttcaacccattccgagaacattttccggtcacttataaaacactatttcggacatgccgcgggcgcgtgcaagtgtgtctgctCGGAACGGAAaacggagagaactcggagaacctggacgaatgcaagttttgaaaacatgatgatgcaatgcacatgatgacatgataagatgcaacacgcaagcaaatgacaagccAACAACATCAAAAAacaggaagacacctggcacatcggtctcggggcgttacacccagtcctcaccgtattctccttgaactaaggtcacacagacctcgtgcaatcactcgtggtaagtcttcaggcgacttccaaaccttcacaaacttggtcactcggcgatctactattcctcttggatgctctagacccatgacgcacagtcttcaaaggtaacaagtgtcggatccactcaggatcaatctcttcagtgatgctcaatcacttggggtttgtaggtgtttgggtttggggtttttggtttttcctcatttgatgattttcgctcaaagtcctcggaggatgggttgctctcaaatgacaagtgtcagtttctctcggagcagccaaccagctagtggttgtagggggcggctatttatagcctagggagcagcccgacatgataagacataaatgcccttcaatgatatgaccgttaggtggatagatattttgggacagctggcgcatagcacagcaacggtcagaattttgagtagcaaaatcctcagggctatcatgttcctcactgtgtaggcaatccgcactggcgaattcctaactcctcagtcaggacaaattcctcagagaccagaagaacttcgtctctgtcactgacgaaattgactgaactgtatgagatttccaatggcttcacccgaagggattggtaggtgtaggatttgagttgagcatcacatggaaaattttccttagtatttcctcgaccccctttaacagtacggtgtttcctatgactcaagaaagagaaaaacaaaactatgaaaacaaaagtcttcaagcttcatatttctcgcatgaatatcaagtcttcacggacacaccaatttcttcactttcaaagtcttcatgaaagtcttcagaaataccaaaatcttcagtcgaagatattcatttttaggggtcgacttttcctgtaaatatcaaactcctcatagacttatagacccgtgtacactcacacacgtattagtcccttaacctataagtcttcaatacaccaaaatcactaaggggcactagatgcacttacaatggGGAGATTGGTCCTTACTTCCCCACTCTCTGTGGGGTTAGACAAGGCGACCCCTTCTCCCCATTCTTGTTCAATATGGTGGTGGACGCGCTTTCCGCCATCCTGGACAAGGCTAAGGTTGCGGGCCATATTCGTGGGGATCACTCCCCACCTGGCCGGTGGCTCCGGGATCTCCCTTCTCCAGTACGCCGACGACACCATCATTATGGTCGAAGGCTCAGAGGCGGACATCTCTAATCTTAAGTTCTTTCTCTGCTTCCAACAAATGTCTGGCATGAAGATCAACTTCGAAAAAAGTGAGGTGATGGTGATGGGCTACTCTCCGGCAGAGTGCCTGGACATTGCCAATCGGCTCAATTGCCGCTCGGGCTCCTTCCCCATGACATACTTGGGAACGCCCATTAGTGACTCTAGGCTTACCGTCGCTGACTTGCGGCCAACCGTGGCCAAGCTGCGAACGCGCATTGAGCCATGGCAGGGCAGGTGGCTGTCGAAGGCGGCTCGGACGATTCTCATCAACTCCTCCCTCTCCAGCCTCTACTTGTTCCTCATGAGCTTCTACAACCTTCACGAGACTCTACACCATTAGATCGCCAAAGTCCAGTCTCGCTTCTATTGGGCAGGCGATAACATTAAGCAGAAATGCCATATGGTTAGCTGGCCAGACATTTGCAAGCCTCAGGAACAAGGAGGCCTCAGCATCATGTGCTCCAAGCGCATGAATATTGCCCTCTTATCCCGATGGCTCTGGCGCATTTTGCAAGGGCACGGCGACCTTTGGTTAGACATCATCCGGAACAAGTACCTGCGTGGGCAACTCCTAGCCTTCTGTCAGAGGTCAGGCGGTTCCTAGTTCTGGCAGTCGGTCATCCAACTGCTCCCTGTCCTCCGCATTGGGACTTACATCTCGGTTGGATCGGGAGCTGCGACTTTGTTCTGGTTTCACCGGTGGGCAGGAGACTCCCCCTTTGCTGCATGCCTCCTCGACCTCTTCTCCATCGCCGTCGACCCTTCGATCTCAGTAGAGAGGgcccttattgacttagggcGCCTCGCATTCCGGAGGCCATTTGGGCCTCCGAAATCCGCCGCCTGGCAGGAGCTGCTTGATTGCGTTGCTCTCCACGAGCCGGTAGTGGATGCTGGCCCGGATTAGGTTCGGTGGCGTCTTGAGTCGTCAGGCCAATTCTCCACCAAGTCCCTCTACCAGGCCATTGCCCCCTCCACCCCCCCCCCTTACGGCAGTGTGGTCCATCCGCCTGCCATTGAAAATCCGGATCTTCATGTGGCAATGGATCCGCGGACGGACCCCGTCTGGGGTGGAGGTTCGCAAGCACAATGGCCCTGGTACCGGCCTTTGCCCGCTCTGTGGTATCCCCGAAGACTTGAATCACATCTTCTTCTCTTGTGTGTCCGCTCAATTCGTGTGGAGCTGCTTTAGAGAGGTGGTGGGTGGTAATTGGTGCCACACCAACTTCCCCGACCTATTCGCCGAACTCCAGAACTCCCCACTGCCCTCTCGCCACATTAGGTGGCTTGAGATTGGGGCCCTCGCTTGGACCCTCTGTACGATCCGCAATAAACTTGTGATCCAGCGCATTCCTCTTCGACGGGCTACTAATGCTCTCTTCAAACTGTCTGATTCCTTGCAGCTTTGGCGGCCGCTTAGCCGTCCACATGACCGGGACGCCATCTCCGTCTTCATCGCCGACCTTCGCTCGATGGCCGTCCGACTGTCGCCGCCGCTCCCTCCGCCATCTCCAGAGCCAGACTAGACGCCGGACATGTTCTCCGGCTCCCTTTTTTATGCTTTTTATTTGGGCTTGTTGAGCTGTGCCCTCAGCAAGACCTTTGTATTTCCTGTTGTGTGACTTGGGTATGTGTTCTGGGGTAGTCCGTGGTGTGTTCTTGAcggtttgctttatttataaagcagGGCAAAAGCCTTTTTCGATAACTACAACAGGTTGCCTACCCACTTAACCGCGCCACGAGCACGCAGGCATCGTCTCGGCCGAACACACGCTCACTCCACAGCCCAGGTACATAGAACAGGCGGCAGGCCTCGAGGTCACTCACTGACAGTTGGGGTCGTCCCGTCTCCTTTGTTTTTCTGCGGGTGGAGCCTCCTGGCAAGCGTGACATCGTCTCGCCACCATCGACCACACACCTAGATTGAACCGTAGGTTGGGCTAGGGAGACCCAAACTCCACTCCAAAGGGGGGTTCCCCCACCTCGCCGGTGCCTGAAGGCACCCAGAGGCGAGGGGAACTGTTGGTGGCGGCTGCACGAACGGAAAACCCTAGCCACCTGAGATTTCAGGAGAGGAGATGCGTACAGGTTAAACTTTGCACTCTTTGAATTGAGACAAAGTTTATATGATTTCTTTTGGGAGCGGAGGGGGTATGCTGCAATGCAAAAAGGTGGTGAAATAAATTTTACAGTACCATGTGAGAAAATTTTACGTTCTGAGTTTTCTCTTACTCAACAATATCAGTCTGGCAGTTTATAGTCGTAAACATTCCAAAACATATAAACATCAATTAAACATCAGTGGGCGCGCACAAAACAAAATGTTTTGCCTAAGTTACAACACACCCTTAGATCCCACACGACATCATTGTACAATGTTGAAACATCTAACAGGAAAGAATGGGGGCAAGCAATTTTGTGTCCAAACATACAGTCTACAATGCCTGATACTGAAAATAACAAGTACTACTGTATATCACAACCTGACACCTAAGTTGTGGTGACACACAACACACAAACCATGATGGTACACGCCCTAAACTGCATTGTGGAAAGTGCTCGCTTGCTAGAAGTTCCCATAATCCGGTCCGGGAAATAGATTGGCACTAGGCTCCCGTGCAGGGATAATATCATCGTGCCATGTCGATGGTCCAACGGCATGGTTAGGTGGATTCTCAGAGTAATGGATCCCATGCATACTTTCTTGGACTTGAGTAGGAGCAAATTGTTGTGACAGAAGGTTGTGCTGAACAGAGGTTGATGCCTGCATGACACTTCCGCCATCCATGGACATGGGAGCTTGCATCTGGCTATGGATGTTCACTTGACCTGATCCTGGAAGTATGAGAGTAAAATGTGAGACATCTATCAGGTTTGTTCATGGTTCATGCAGATACCGATTGCTCACTTTCATAGGGCCAGTGTAGCAATTCACCAGTGAAAATTGTAGGTTGCTGCTGACCAACTGGTAGAATACTTTCTCCTAAAAAAACGCCAAAATGAGCATAAGTCACTGAAACTGCAAGGAGTCCATGAGGAAACAGAGGATAAAGAGATAAGAGGGGAACAAGCAGCAACAACTATGTACCTTGGTAATAATGTGTGTTAACTGTGCTCTGATCACCATGAATATACTCATTCTGGTGAGATGGTTCAGTGATATTGTTGATCCTGTACTGCAACTGGTTTTCATTTGCTGCAGTTCCTCAAAAAGACCAATTTAAGCTCCATAGTTCAGGCCATCGCATAGTCAGAAATTTTAAGACATGGAAGGGTAAGAAAACGTGTATCTAACGTTGAAGCGCGGCATCCGGCCCAAGAATGAATGCTGCATCCAGAGTAGAATGTGTGCTAGAGGGAACTTGTTCAGGAAGATTGCCATTCATCACATAGTCAAACGGAAGGATGTCCAACTGACCGCGCGCACACTCTTTCAACTCATACGCTTGAGCCTGCGATGAGAAAATGATATCTTCAACTTGTTTGACATCCACATATGGTCCAAATATTAGATGATTATGTTGAGAATGTACCTTCTTAGCCGGATCAAAATTGTCCCGTGAAATGTAAACACCATAAAAAATTGCTCCAACAAGATCATGCACGCAATTGAAGAAGATCACTACATTCCCATCTACACTGTGATATGCTTTGAGCTCGGGCCTGTCTGCGAGGCAGCATTCCCTGGCATGCTTAACCATTCTTTCCCAAGCGTTACTGCGCTTCTTGATCTGGAGGACCTGTATGTCAAGAAATCACAACGACAACATTATTCACCGCGAGAAAATAGCACAACTAATGAAAAgaatgagaaaaaaaatcatatggGAGATTTTATACCATTTCACGGAGCTCGTCTGCATCTTTATTCAAAGCCTTAAGGAAGTCCTCAACTTTGAATATCTGAGCATCCTTAAGCCTCCTGTGGTAAATTCCATCTTTGGAGATTTCTTCCAGGCGATAGACTTCATCGTCCAATCTTGGAGGGTGCCTCTTCTCATTTGCTGAAGCAAACAATGATTAAAAAGGAAACTGTAATGTGAGTCCAATGGAAACAAAGAACATGCTGACTAGCAACAAAAGGAAACCTGACAGATATACTTTTACCTTCATTTCTACGATCCAGCACAGTGACCGGCTCCATGACAGCTTCCTGGACTCGAATACCACCGATCTTCCTGTTCGTGCATACTCTTCCTCCGACGATGAACTTCCTACTGGGAGTCCTGGATGATCCTTCTCTGAAGCGGATTTTTCCCAATGATGCCTCCCCATTGTTCAACCACGCACTGCAATCGCCCCCCAGCACTGACCCTTGCCTGTGCCGGCCTTGCGCTATGTGGCTGTTGAACTCCTCTTCAGTCCAACTCTCCTGACCGTCACTGCAGAAGTCGCCACGGAGAACCAGGATCTCAACTTTCGCCTTGGAAAGCGGGCCTTCATTGATCATTTTGTCACCATCAAAGACGCCAATCCTGATAGCCGCATTGCTCTCAGATGCTATAATCTTGTCTGTGTAAATTGGAGTCTTCAGGCCATCCAGGAAACGCAGGCGAATGTTGGCATTCGGTTCACTCAAAGTGGCACCCTCCTGATATGGTTCTGATCTGAAACAGGAACATGAATGACATTGTGATGTAGTTGTTGTTCAGTTGGCATTTTTGAATTTAACACCCACATACTACTTTGTTGCTGTGGAGCAACATCGGATAGGTACTGCTATGTGACAATGCGAGAACTGAAActaaaaaatatatataattaATTGTATTTTGATTATTGTACATTGTAGAATGCTGTTTATTAAATATGGATCCATTTTCTA
Protein-coding sequences here:
- the LOC125508150 gene encoding calmodulin-binding protein 60 F-like → MEPPKRQLALTGAGAGREEAKRLRVGVANPSAAGWQAPTSPASPGTRLMRRTVLVVLFLLRMSDAITVTESISQIGRMVQRKMEGFQKVQALMMRQLENFEEKMEAKLENLEEKLEGKLGNLEEKMESKSQEVELARFHSNRHADKHPRSEPYQEGATLSEPNANIRLRFLDGLKTPIYTDKIIASESNAAIRIGVFDGDKMINEGPLSKAKVEILVLRGDFCSDGQESWTEEEFNSHIAQGRHRQGSVLGGDCSAWLNNGEASLGKIRFREGSSRTPSRKFIVGGRVCTNRKIGGIRVQEAVMEPVTVLDRRNEANEKRHPPRLDDEVYRLEEISKDGIYHRRLKDAQIFKVEDFLKALNKDADELREMVLQIKKRSNAWERMVKHARECCLADRPELKAYHSVDGNVVIFFNCVHDLVGAIFYGVYISRDNFDPAKKAQAYELKECARGQLDILPFDYVMNGNLPEQVPSSTHSTLDAAFILGPDAALQPNENQLQYRINNITEPSHQNEYIHGDQSTVNTHYYQGESILPVGQQQPTIFTGELLHWPYERSGQVNIHSQMQAPMSMDGGSVMQASTSVQHNLLSQQFAPTQVQESMHGIHYSENPPNHAVGPSTWHDDIIPAREPSANLFPGPDYGNF